Part of the Spinacia oleracea cultivar Varoflay chromosome 5, BTI_SOV_V1, whole genome shotgun sequence genome, tactaTTCACACTATTACTTTGgcaattttttgtgattcgtacgcaAGGAAATTTTAGTCACGTGAGGTCATTTTAGATTCgcatcgatatatattttctaaatattatttttttataatttttacttgcacacgatttgagatattacgAGTCAAAATAATGGTTagaagagtaaaagtcaaccatagtgcgatatttccggaacggaggaagtataaagatttattaacgtggttcactaacaataaCGTATATACGATAGTACGGGAGTATATATTATGGAGTATTGGAGTACTTCTATGTAAGCTACGTTCACTAGCTAGGAAGACTAGGAGAATAACGACTCTCTGTTGAAAAGAATGAAttacaatccataaaacatttcATGAGTTAGGGTTAGTTTGAATGCTGAGGACTACTCCATCAATCtgtggactatggaccgtggtgcacatagagcatgatgtaccaaaagaacatatgtgcataagcaaaagaacatgacactacggcaaaagaacatgcgatataatatttcacttttttgttataaaaataatatattattttactatttattaaaaacctaaataaaaaaagttactcatgttcttttctcgtaaccagatattcttttaattatatactagtgttcttagagtgcaccatgctctatgtgcaacatgatccaccttctaaattgcgctaCTCCATAGTCCTTACATATACGTTGAAATGAAAGTGACTCAGCTTTGGTGTTgggtttttttagttttttacgAATGTTTTTCTGAATTCATTAGATCACCTGTATGCATATAATTAACAGTAATTGAGAGGACACATAGCAAATTaatttaaagttattatttgtaaaatttatgCGCACGTTTTTTTCGTTGTTGATTccttaattattataatttaatGTACGTACTTACCTAGTACCACTACAAGAAagtgtactattaacgacggaaaatcccgtcgcgaaaggccaataattgttaattaacgacggaatttcctgtcgcgaacccgtcataaaagagaaatgataaatccaaggaataatttcacttcttccaaggaaatcacctttaaaaaaatgtggatttccttggaagaagttaaaatttccttggatttatcactttccgtcataaaaggggtcgtcgttaatagaaaatcccgtcgtaaatccgttgtaaacccgtcgtaaaagacatttgcgacggttattcccgtcattgtttggttgttagccccgtcacaaaaggcttttgcgacgagatttttgacccgtcataattaggttgtcgttttcttgtagtgtactGTATTAGGATCAAGAGTCTAGGCCTATAAAATTCCAAACTAACTAATCATATCTGCAATCTTCCATTCACGTCTAATATTCTAAGTTCTAACCTAATTAATAGTACGTTTGAAAAGcaagtatatataattgaatAGCCAGTTAGCTAGATCGATCTAATTAAAAATGGTGTATCAGATCGAAGAATTCATCAAGCTTTAAAAATGAATATAATACAAATAAAGGGTGCGAAGAATATGAATCAATGGCGGCTAGGGTTAGGGTTAGCCACGAGGAAGAAGGTCTGCTCAACAATGAATTGCGAAAAGGACCATGGACTGCTATCCATGGTCAAGGTCGTTGGAACACTCTTTCCCTTCTTGCAGGTAATATGCTGATCGAACAATATTGTACGgactactttttatttattaaagaatactccgtataaactTAATAGTATATATGTAGTACGTACTTGAGTTGTGTATATATACTTACTTTGTTCCATAAATATTACACCAttctgttttttacactattcaaaCTAGATCTTTGATCATCTTTTGTGATTCATATATGAGAAAAATTGTAGCAATGTggtatcttgttagattcgtatcgatatatattttttctaaatatcaactttttataatttttacttatacatagttagatgtattaagagtcaaaatatGTGTTGAAAAatgtaaaagtcaaccatggtgcaatAGTTAAGGAACAgatgaagtatatatatatattgatcaTTTATTTTGACAATCGTGATTTGTTTATGAATCCACAGGTCTGAAACGATCTGGGAAAAGTTGTAGGTTAAGATGGCTAAATTATTTACGTCCAGACCTTCGACGTGGTACATTTACTCTTGATGAACAACTCCTGATTCTTGAACTTCATTTTCGTTGGGGCAACAGGTATGCAGTACAATATCCAACCCCCTTTTCTTCAACTTCGAATAACAATTATTCATAgagtgcgttctattcacctgattttcattttttttttcttgaacttatattatttgaacgTATCTGAATTTGTTAAAAGtttccaaaactaattttaatataaattgtgtttggtcaacccttatctttcatgaacttatcttatctgatcctaaaataagtggaaataaggagAATATAATATAACTTTAATTGGTTAAGATTATCACACTAATAACTTTTAATTTGGTAAACAATATTGTCACAAATTTGCTTTGCCAGTCAATTTCACCTAAGGTAAATTTGTGAGTGTAATGTACGTGTGCATGGATTGTTGGGTGATATTCGGGTCAAATTCCCAACGTTTTATCCTTTAGTTAATTTTGAAACCTAATAATTTCAATTTCTGTCAACAAATAAAGGACTACTTTTTCTTTGTGGAAAAGTTGGAGGTTCTTTACTTGAATTATTTCTCACCAATTCTCTCTTATTTTCTTACAAGTCGTATTCCTTTTAGCTAGGTTAAGTTGCTGTTCTTTTGGAAGTTTTGAGACTTTAAGGTGGACATTAAGATGGCCTTGAAGGTGGAAATACTTGAATAATATATTAGTGGGTGTAAAATATTTTTAAGGGAAACACAATCAGAATAATATATTTATTGGGtgcaaaatatttttatttattttagtagATGCAAATGGTTAAAATTTACATTGTACATAAAAAACTCTACAATTAAGTGGGGTCAAATGACCCCGCACTCAAAATAGTAGCTCCACGTATCcttgctattttttttttacgggaGCAAAACACATATTATCTTCGTTTATATATGTTGTTAACAATATTTAAGGAGTACTATTGTAATGTGTAGGTGGTCAAAGATAGCTGAACATCTACCAGGAAGAACAGATAATGAGGTTAAGAACTATTGGAGGACAAAGGTGCAAAATTTAGCTAGGCAGTTTCAATGCCATGTAAACAGCCCTGAATTCAGAGATGTTCTACACCGTATTTGGATCCCTAAACTATTTGAACAAATTCAAGCTAATGCAACTGCCACATCAAATTACACTATAAAGGCCCAAAGTGATGGCCCAACTTATGAGCCATGGCATGGGCTTAATGATGCTCATCATAACAATAGCAACAACACACCTATACACTTGGGTCCAACTTCTCTTGATCAACATGAAGATGGGCCAACTGATCTATATTCAAAGCCCAATGAGCTAACAGATTGTTGTGAGGCCCACGTTTTACCCGAGTCCGGTTTATCTGATGATTTGGATCTAGATTGGGAGCAGATCGATGAGTTTTTATGGGAGATGACACTAAACAATGATGGGGATAATATGTTGTTCTTGGAACATCAACAAGATTAACTTCCATTATTAACCGTTTTAAACCATATACATTAgttaattaaaaagttatttAGGCAAGCCACTTTATAATGTAGCATATAAATTGACCTAGTATCAAACACATACGAGTAATgaatattttcttgaatggaaacaTTATACGCAATATTGTACTTCATACCGATTATACAACAATTTTCacttttcacttatttttgctgaacttatctGACTACACTGAAATATCAAAACGTACtttaacttatttgaacttattttattgaaataagtggaaataacgTGAAATGAACAGACCTATATACTTTCATGTGGACTAATGGTTGAGAGTGTAAACTCTAACCATTAGATCCAAGATCAAGCCTTGGTTCCACTCTCTTTCTccccccctctctctcctctaaaaGGTGTTATGAGAATTGACAAGCATTGTTTGATGTGCACTTATTTTGAGTTGGATTAATGGGGTATACTCCATATATAAGGTGCGTGGGGTTTCTTTCACATGCATTGCTGCATTATCTTTGATCACATTTTTAGGTTTTTGGAGTTgttcatcttcatcatcatcatcatcatcatcaacaagaaCCAATTTGTTTGTTTTCCAAACTAAAATGTCAAAAGGTGAAATGGGCTACAGCTAATCAAGCCCTGTCATGCTAGCTACATGCACCAACTTCATATCCTGGCTACATCGTTATATTTATTGATGAGCTAAACATGACACATAATGATGTCAGCACCACAAGGGTTAATACTACGCATCACTCATACCCTCTAGGAGTGGGGAGAAAGGGGAAGAGATCTATTGACGGGCGTACTGGAACCCACTTCACaatcattttaaaatatttagtcTGTATTACTAGGCCAAATTCAGCTTGGTATTGATATTGATACACGTGATTGATTCCGTTATTTAATAATGCAAATACCTTAAAAAATATAATTGGTAGATAAGATAAAGAAAATGAGAATATAAATaccgaaaatgataaaggtcgcaacatgcgacctttaaggcgtgtcacaatgatgacatggcatgcttatgtgtcatgatttaaattggaaactaaaatatttaacttatataatctattatacatgttacaaaaaaggtagaaaaatcttaatattctgatttgtttccttctttatatcgataatctcatttacatattttcatagtaaaaatattgaattggtagtaaaaatattctgatgacgtatagcctacgtggcgcctaaatgtgccaattaaactgcgacacataagattgcgacaactaaaagttgtcgcaacttgtgacctttatcatcaccctataAATACACAACACTAGTAGTGCAAAATCTCCATTATTTCATTTCACTTCACATTATATTGTTATTGTTTCCACTTACCAATaacattattaattaattactattcAATTCACATATGGCTCCAAGAAAACAccacatccttcctcttttgtctctcttctttctctctcgaATTTCATGGAGTGATGCCACTCCACAGAAAGACTATGATAAATGGTTAACGTGGAATGTCCATAACCACCATTTGAGGAGGCTCGCCGCTAAGCCGCCGCCAAACGCCGCTGCTGCCGGGTTATCGGGGAGTACTCCAACAACTAAGGCTTTAGATGTGAGGCTTGAAAAGGCTGAGGTTAATAAAGAAAGAtttattattaatcaaaatgGAACAGGAGATTACAAAACCATCTCTGAAGCTATTGATAATATTCCTATTCATAACACTAAGAGATTCATCTTACAGATTATGCCTGGTGTTTATAGGTATGTACGTTCTGCATTATATGACCGTCTTATGTATAACGTATACCAGTTCTTAATTACACTCTCCAATCAAATAGTTACGTTTATTAACCCTAACATCAGTAGTCTTACATAGTTATGCGTATGATGGTCTCATATAGAGTCTCATGGGAGACCTACTCCGTATAATATCCGGCCGGCCTACTCCTATGAGATTATGAGATCGTTATACATGTAAGATCACACGTATATAATCATATGTTAAATTAGATGATCCGAGTTTTTAGTTGTAACGTACGTTAACTAGTAAAGTGAATAGTTACATCGTTTATATCCAATATTCCAATGTGGATGTTCGATCATCACCTAATTAAGAAGCCCTTCCATATATTAGGACGTACAATGCATGTGGTGGGAAAATGATTTAGCTAATTGTAGATAATAATTCATGTATTGTTTTGCATGCATGTATTCTTTGCATGTGCCTAATTATTAGTTAATGGTCAAAGTAAACACGTTTAGTGATTTATTTACTACAATAAactaaattatatttaaaaaaatgtGATATGATGAAAGGGAAAAGATTCACATCCCTAAAATTAAGCCATTCATAAGCTTCATCGGAGATCCGGATAATCCACCAACCATCACTGGGAATGACACGGCGTCATCTATGTCACAAGGAGGTGGCGCGGCCTTAAGCACCTTTCAGAGTGCTACCGTTGCAGTGGACGCTGATTACTTCATCGCCTCCAATATTATATTCGAGGTACTTATTATATACCACTTAGGCAAAATCTGTctaaaactaccttataaaattgtGCTTTTATGAAAAACTAATTTATAAAACATGTTGTACAGAGCAGTTAATTAACTAGATTATAAATTTATGGTTTAATATGTTACAAACTTTAACCCAAAATGACGGGGTTGTCTTTACTATATGCATTTTACGTGTCATTTAATTACGTACCCCTTTCTCGTGAGATGGATACAGTAAAGTCGACCCTGCACTTTTGATTCCACGTTCATAATTCAGCCAGAGGTAGTATCTtacaatataatttattataagaTAGTCAATAACATCACGTATTTAAGGTAATTTCTCGTAAAAACTCAATTTTATAGGTACTTTTTTTAACAAATTCGCTTACTACTCGTTATAATTCACACAATTAATATTAAATTTGGGCAATACATGACTATTGTTATTTAATTGTGTACAAACCGACGTGGATAGAACACGGCTCCACATGAAGTGGGCACAGTGGGGGAGCAAGCAGTGGCACTAAGAATATCAGGCAACAAAGCTTCATTTTATGAAAGTAGCTTCTATGGTTCACAAGACACACTTTATGATCACAAAGGCCTTCACTATTTCCGCAATTGCTTTATTCAAGGCTCCGTTGACTTTATATTTGGCTACGGTAGATCATTCTATGAGGTCATCACATCTTTCTATCGCTTTCTTTTCAATATCATTGCAAGTTTCCGGTTTTACATTTTAAGGAAATGAACCGTATAATCAAATTCATCACTTTCAACACTTTCAATTTGGTTTACGTACATACATAATGATAGAGTTATGAAAAAGCTTAAATATATTGCATTGTATGAATTATATTATATAGCTATAAGAGTAACAGCTAACCAGGGCCGTCTCCGGCAATTTGGAGGCCCTGTGCTAAAATACAGATATTGGGTCCCTAATAATTTTTACGGGCAATTATTTAAGATAAAcacataatttttatattaatattattttatttatacaaaATATAGAGTCAAATTAATAATATGGTATAACGTTTTATGTGTGATGGTTTGAGAAAATTGATGTAAAGATTTGATGGacatgaaaaaaataaaataaaataaaaaaagggggCATGGGAAGAATCGAACCCAGGTTTCAGCTACCACACTTATGAGTCCATACCAACTGAGATAAAGATTACATATTGAATTATAAAGCAGctattaaatatataatatttgttTTTTGGGGTTTAACCAACATAATTTCTTTTTGGGGCCCCAAAATTTTGTGGCCCGGTAACCTAGCTTAATCCTAGGAATTAGAGATATTCTTTGACTAATAATTAGGGATTTACATTGACAAATAACCTAAATGTAAGGAGTAATATTAGGGATTACGATAACTACAATATTGACTAAGAGATACTACGTATATCTTTTACACATAACACCTTACACTGTACTCAATTAACGCTTTTGTTCTATTTGACTTGACTTATTTTTACTGAACTTATTATCCGAACTTAagttgaacttatctgaacttattttatttgaaaaaaaacatattttgtctgaaataaacttatttgtgtatgaaaatgtctgaaaaaacttatttttgctcaacttaactgaacttaactgaattatGGATTGTGGTGTGTGTTACAGAATTGTACATTGAACTCAATAGCAAAGAAGGTGGCATCAGTAACAGCACAAAAAaggaatgaaaaatcaatgtcAAGTGGATTTTCCTTCAAAGATTGCAAGGTGACCGGAAGTGGTACGGTTTACTTGGGAAGAGCATGGGGTGATTATTCTAGGGTTGTTTACTCTTTCTCTTTTCTCGACAAACTTGTTCTCCCTCTTGGATGGAACAATTGGGGTAAATCTAACCGTAATTCGTAAGTTTTCACCTCTTACTTCAACTTTTTTTACTATTTAACGGTAAATATATCACCGAGATCTTGACTTAGCGATAAAGAGTCACTAAAGACTGAGGTCTTGAGTACTACGgagtaattataaaaaaaaaattaaaaaaaagtttaaatgTTTAGAAATGTTGTTTGATTGTTAGACTTGTTGTTTAAATTAGACCTGATCAACATGAGTTCGGTCTGCTGGCCCGAACCGATTTTTCACGGGGATGGGCAGAAATTTTGGGCCTGACAATTGAGCCCGACCCGgagttttaatattttttgacGGGCTTTGTGCAACGTAAAACTTCCTGTTTTAGTTAAAAGCCTGTTATCTAGGCCCGAAAGAACAGGTTTGGAAACAAAACACCGTCTTGAATATTGACTCGGCCCAGCCCGACACAATGGTTTGATTTTATTTCATGGCCCGGCCTGTCAAGTTGGCTGATTTTATATCATGGCACATCCCGAACCTGGTCCGctatttgatcaggtctagtttAAATGCATTACAATTTACAAATAATGAAATAAATCAAGTAATATTTGTATAATGAACTGTGCAGGAAGGTGTACTATGGAGAATACAAATGTAGTGGGCCTGGATCCAATGTTACGGGAAGAGTTACTTGGGCTCGGGCCCTTACAGATGTAGAGGCTGAACCTTTCATTGGGACTTATTATGTTGAAGGCGATAGTTGGCTTTTGAGCCCATCAACATGATTTTGATCACCAACCTCCTTTCTTtacttctttttatttatttatttatttatgctCATCAACTTAATAAAGTGTCACCTCTTGCAATCTAACACTTTTTTCATGGACTATACAATTCCAAACCCAATtccctttatttgttttttttacgaGAAAAGTTATAGAGAAACGGAAAATAAGAGTGAAAGGGTACGGATTGAAGGGAGGTAAAGAGGAAGAAGTGTTGTTTTCCTTCGTTTTCAATGAAAAATGTTGTCTGCCTAAACTATATACAAAGGTATATAGTTTGTATCATTTGAAAAATTGTTTTTCTATTCTTTACAGCCTAAACATCGATAAACAGAAAAATAGATTCGTAAAAACATTGCACACCAAATCAAACAGTCCTTTAGTCCTTTACCTGTATACTATGACCGTTTCACTTAAAGTTACACCACTTATTATTCATTTTGTTTGAAATTTCATTCATATCTTtttctaaaagaaaaaaaaaatcatttttatttttatccttGTTATGTTGATAAGGCTTGAGAGAATTGAAAATGAGGCAGTCCTAACTCCACAATAGAAATGGGTCCAAGTTGTTAAATCACAAGCTAGAAATTGGTCAAGATATAGCCTCTAGGACCCTAGATGGCCGGCTAGAGgggctaggttcaatatgtggCTAAGTTAATTCGTTAGTACTTGGTACATGCTAGATTACTAGGGGGTGGTTACATATACGGAATACATACTACTCCATAGTCATAACGGCtgtataaaatattaaaaataataaaatacagtGTGTACGGAGTAATGCATGTCACGATTAaaaagtttgatcatgtttaataaattt contains:
- the LOC110775958 gene encoding transcription factor MYB2-like is translated as MAARVRVSHEEEGLLNNELRKGPWTAIHGQGRWNTLSLLAGLKRSGKSCRLRWLNYLRPDLRRGTFTLDEQLLILELHFRWGNRWSKIAEHLPGRTDNEVKNYWRTKVQNLARQFQCHVNSPEFRDVLHRIWIPKLFEQIQANATATSNYTIKAQSDGPTYEPWHGLNDAHHNNSNNTPIHLGPTSLDQHEDGPTDLYSKPNELTDCCEAHVLPESGLSDDLDLDWEQIDEFLWEMTLNNDGDNMLFLEHQQD
- the LOC110776450 gene encoding probable pectinesterase 53 — protein: MAPRKHHILPLLSLFFLSRISWSDATPQKDYDKWLTWNVHNHHLRRLAAKPPPNAAAAGLSGSTPTTKALDVRLEKAEVNKERFIINQNGTGDYKTISEAIDNIPIHNTKRFILQIMPGVYREKIHIPKIKPFISFIGDPDNPPTITGNDTASSMSQGGGAALSTFQSATVAVDADYFIASNIIFENTAPHEVGTVGEQAVALRISGNKASFYESSFYGSQDTLYDHKGLHYFRNCFIQGSVDFIFGYGRSFYENCTLNSIAKKVASVTAQKRNEKSMSSGFSFKDCKVTGSGTVYLGRAWGDYSRVVYSFSFLDKLVLPLGWNNWGKSNRNSKVYYGEYKCSGPGSNVTGRVTWARALTDVEAEPFIGTYYVEGDSWLLSPST